In one window of Brenneria goodwinii DNA:
- a CDS encoding thymidine kinase codes for MAQLYFYYSAMNAGKSTALLQSSYNYQERGMRTVIFTAEIDSRYGSGVVSSRIGLSAPALLFNPQTSLFSLLTKEHRSQPIHCVLIDECQFLTREQVSELSDVVDQLDIPVLCYGLRTDFRGELFSGSHYLLAWADKLIELKTVCYCGRKANRVLRLDSQGNPLHEGEQVVIGGNENYVSVCRKHYKMALGLISHEVE; via the coding sequence ATGGCTCAACTTTATTTTTATTATTCAGCAATGAATGCAGGGAAATCTACCGCGCTATTGCAGTCATCATATAACTATCAAGAACGTGGTATGAGAACAGTGATTTTCACCGCAGAAATAGATAGCCGGTATGGTTCCGGGGTAGTCAGTTCACGTATCGGCCTTTCCGCGCCAGCGCTATTGTTTAATCCGCAGACATCTTTATTTAGTTTGCTAACTAAAGAACATCGCAGTCAGCCTATTCACTGCGTATTAATTGATGAGTGCCAATTCTTAACCCGTGAACAAGTCAGCGAACTTTCTGACGTGGTAGATCAATTAGATATCCCCGTGTTGTGTTACGGCTTAAGAACGGATTTTCGCGGCGAATTGTTTTCGGGGAGTCACTATTTATTAGCCTGGGCGGATAAGTTGATTGAGCTTAAAACCGTGTGTTATTGCGGCCGTAAAGCGAACCGTGTATTACGATTGGACTCACAGGGAAATCCTTTGCATGAAGGAGAGCAGGTGGTTATCGGCGGTAATGAAAACTATGTCTCCGTTTGCAGGAAACATTATAAAATGGCATTAGGATTAATCAGCCATGAAGTTGAATAA
- the adhE gene encoding bifunctional acetaldehyde-CoA/alcohol dehydrogenase — protein sequence MAVTNLAELNALVERVKKAQSEFANYTQEQVDRIFRAAALAASDARIPLAKMAVAESGMGIVEDKVIKNHFASEYIYNAYRDEKTCGVLSTDDTFGTITIAEPIGLICGIVPTTNPTSTAIFKALISLKTRNGIIFSPHPRAKNATNKAADIVLQAAIAAGAPKDIIGWIDQPSVELSNQLMHHPDINLILATGGPGMVKAAYSSGKPAIGVGAGNTPVVIDETADIKRAVASILMSKTFDNGVICASEQSIVVVDSVYNAVRERLASHGAYLLKGKELHAVQGILLKNGALNAAIVGQPAAKIAELAGLSVPANTKVLIGEVTDIDESEPFAHEKLSPTLAMYRAADFNDAVIKAEKLVAMGGIGHTSCLYTDQDNQPERVAHFGDMMKTSRILINTPASQGGIGDLYNFKLAPSLTLGCGSWGGNSISENVGPKHLINRKTVAKRAENMLWHKLPKSIYFRRGALPVALAEVASDGAKRAFIVTDRFLFNNGYVDQVTDVLKQHGLETEVFFEVEADPTLSIVRKGAEQMNSFKPDVIIALGGGSPMDAAKIMWVMYEHPETHFEELALRFMDIRKRIYKFPKMGVKAKMIAITTTSGTGSEVTPFAVVTDDATGQKYPLADYALTPDMAIVDANLVMNMPKSLCAFGGLDAVTHALEAYVSVLANEYSDGQALQAVKLLKENLPASYHEGAKNPVARERVHNAATIAGIAFANAFLGVCHSMAHKLGSEFHIPHGLANAMLISNVIRYNANDNPTKQTTFSQYDRPQARRRYAEVADHLGLTAPSDRTAQKIEKLLNWLEEIKADLGIPTSIREAGVQEADFLAKVDKLSEDAFDDQCTGANPRYPLISELKQILLDTYYGRKYSEHHAKEATAEVAAPAAKAAKQPKKVTN from the coding sequence ATGGCCGTAACGAATCTTGCTGAACTTAACGCACTGGTCGAAAGAGTAAAAAAGGCACAGAGTGAATTTGCCAATTATACTCAAGAGCAAGTCGACAGAATCTTCCGGGCTGCCGCACTCGCAGCTTCAGATGCGCGGATCCCATTAGCTAAAATGGCCGTAGCCGAGTCCGGAATGGGGATTGTGGAAGATAAAGTGATTAAAAACCACTTTGCTTCCGAATACATTTACAATGCCTATCGGGATGAAAAAACCTGCGGCGTTCTCTCCACCGACGATACGTTCGGTACCATTACCATCGCTGAGCCTATCGGCTTAATCTGCGGTATTGTTCCAACCACCAACCCGACGTCAACCGCGATTTTCAAAGCGTTAATCAGCCTGAAAACGCGTAACGGTATTATCTTTTCTCCACACCCGCGTGCAAAAAATGCGACCAATAAAGCTGCTGATATCGTTCTGCAGGCCGCCATTGCCGCCGGTGCGCCAAAAGATATTATCGGCTGGATTGACCAACCTTCCGTTGAACTGTCTAACCAGTTAATGCATCACCCGGATATCAACCTGATCCTGGCCACAGGCGGCCCGGGCATGGTGAAAGCCGCATACAGCTCCGGTAAACCGGCAATTGGCGTGGGTGCGGGTAATACCCCGGTGGTTATTGATGAAACGGCCGACATCAAACGCGCGGTGGCGTCAATCCTGATGTCCAAAACGTTTGATAACGGCGTTATTTGTGCGTCCGAGCAGTCTATTGTCGTTGTGGATAGCGTCTATAACGCGGTTCGCGAACGTTTGGCTTCCCATGGCGCATACCTGCTTAAGGGCAAAGAACTTCACGCCGTTCAGGGCATTCTGCTGAAAAATGGCGCGCTCAATGCGGCAATCGTGGGTCAGCCTGCGGCGAAAATCGCCGAGTTAGCCGGTCTCAGCGTTCCTGCCAATACCAAAGTGCTGATTGGCGAAGTTACCGATATCGACGAATCCGAACCGTTCGCTCATGAAAAACTGTCGCCGACGCTGGCAATGTACCGTGCCGCCGATTTCAACGACGCGGTTATCAAAGCGGAAAAACTGGTGGCGATGGGCGGTATCGGCCACACGTCTTGCCTGTATACCGATCAGGATAATCAGCCGGAACGTGTAGCCCACTTCGGCGACATGATGAAGACTTCCCGTATTCTGATTAACACGCCTGCTTCACAGGGTGGCATCGGCGACCTGTATAACTTTAAACTCGCCCCATCACTGACGCTGGGCTGCGGTTCCTGGGGTGGCAACTCCATCTCGGAAAACGTCGGTCCTAAGCACCTAATCAACAGGAAAACGGTAGCTAAGCGAGCAGAAAATATGTTGTGGCATAAACTTCCCAAATCAATCTATTTCCGTCGCGGCGCATTACCGGTCGCACTTGCTGAGGTTGCATCCGACGGAGCAAAACGCGCATTTATCGTTACTGACCGCTTCTTGTTCAATAACGGTTATGTCGATCAGGTCACAGACGTACTGAAACAACACGGACTGGAAACCGAAGTCTTCTTCGAAGTTGAAGCGGATCCAACCCTGAGCATCGTACGTAAAGGCGCAGAACAGATGAACTCCTTCAAACCGGATGTCATCATCGCGCTGGGCGGCGGTTCCCCGATGGATGCCGCGAAGATCATGTGGGTCATGTACGAACACCCGGAAACCCACTTTGAAGAATTGGCGTTACGTTTCATGGATATCCGTAAACGTATCTACAAGTTCCCGAAAATGGGCGTGAAAGCGAAAATGATCGCCATTACGACAACATCCGGCACCGGCTCTGAAGTTACGCCGTTTGCCGTAGTAACCGATGATGCAACCGGCCAGAAATATCCGTTAGCCGACTACGCATTAACCCCGGACATGGCGATTGTTGATGCGAATCTGGTGATGAATATGCCGAAATCGCTGTGTGCGTTTGGTGGTTTGGATGCGGTGACTCACGCACTGGAAGCCTACGTCTCGGTACTGGCAAATGAATATTCAGACGGACAGGCTCTGCAGGCGGTGAAACTGCTGAAAGAAAACCTGCCGGCCAGCTACCACGAAGGAGCGAAAAATCCGGTGGCCCGTGAACGTGTCCACAACGCCGCTACCATTGCAGGTATCGCGTTTGCCAACGCCTTCTTAGGGGTTTGTCACTCCATGGCGCATAAACTGGGCTCCGAGTTCCACATTCCTCACGGCCTGGCTAATGCCATGTTGATTTCAAACGTTATCCGTTATAACGCTAACGATAACCCGACCAAGCAAACGACATTCAGCCAATACGATCGTCCGCAGGCTCGCCGTCGTTATGCCGAAGTAGCGGATCATCTGGGGCTGACTGCGCCAAGCGATCGTACCGCGCAGAAAATTGAAAAATTGCTGAACTGGTTGGAAGAAATCAAAGCGGATTTGGGTATCCCTACGTCTATCCGTGAGGCTGGCGTACAGGAAGCTGATTTCCTGGCAAAAGTGGATAAGCTGTCTGAAGACGCATTTGACGACCAGTGCACCGGCGCCAACCCGCGTTATCCGCTGATTTCAGAGCTGAAACAAATCCTGCTGGATACTTACTACGGACGTAAGTACTCTGAACATCACGCGAAAGAAGCGACTGCCGAAGTTGCTGCGCCAGCCGCGAAAGCCGCCAAGCAGCCAAAGAAAGTCACTAACTAA